A genomic window from Clostridium cylindrosporum DSM 605 includes:
- a CDS encoding M20 metallopeptidase family protein codes for MLAQEVLDLARELRDYIIGIRRQVHENPELGFKEFKTSKLIEEELLKIGFDHVEEVGGTGVLGVLKGLKEEENDRCILLRADIDALPIQEETGEPYQSKIKGVMHACGHDSHIAWTLGAAKILYLLRHRFSGTVKFLFQPCEEGGGIKAVERVLDDGVMEDPKVTASLAGHIWPNLKSGEIGIARRCAMACSTNFSIKVKGKGGHGATPDKTVDPISIGHQIYGSIEAIVTRRESQVEPIVVSICSMNAGGDRFNIIPEECNMKGIIRSCDPDINERISEKIKKISNSIAEANEGEVEFFSELSYYPVINDKEMIKRFCDSCRDMVAKEKIKLIEKPAMTGENFSCFSRLVPSLYAYIGTYNEGAGAVECLHSPKFRIDEKVVPLASAVFARVIIDYLKEGHAS; via the coding sequence TTGTTAGCACAGGAAGTTCTCGATCTGGCTCGGGAGCTTAGAGATTACATTATAGGTATCAGAAGACAGGTTCACGAAAATCCTGAACTTGGTTTTAAGGAGTTTAAAACATCAAAGCTTATTGAGGAAGAACTTCTAAAAATAGGTTTTGATCATGTTGAAGAGGTTGGTGGAACTGGAGTCCTTGGGGTTTTAAAGGGACTTAAAGAAGAAGAAAATGATAGGTGTATACTTTTAAGAGCAGACATAGATGCTCTTCCTATTCAAGAGGAAACAGGAGAGCCTTATCAGTCAAAGATTAAAGGAGTTATGCATGCTTGTGGACATGATTCACATATTGCTTGGACACTTGGAGCAGCTAAAATACTTTATCTTTTAAGACATAGGTTTTCAGGAACAGTTAAATTTCTATTCCAGCCATGTGAGGAAGGTGGAGGAATAAAGGCAGTTGAAAGGGTTTTAGATGATGGTGTAATGGAAGACCCAAAGGTTACAGCATCCCTTGCAGGTCATATCTGGCCAAATCTTAAATCAGGGGAGATTGGGATAGCTAGAAGATGTGCAATGGCATGTTCAACTAACTTTAGCATAAAGGTTAAGGGAAAGGGTGGACATGGTGCCACACCAGATAAGACAGTAGACCCTATATCAATTGGGCATCAGATTTATGGTTCAATAGAGGCTATAGTTACAAGAAGAGAATCTCAAGTTGAACCGATAGTTGTATCTATATGTTCAATGAATGCTGGTGGAGACAGGTTTAATATTATTCCTGAGGAATGCAATATGAAGGGAATAATAAGAAGCTGTGATCCGGATATAAATGAGAGAATAAGTGAAAAGATAAAGAAGATATCAAATTCAATAGCAGAAGCTAATGAGGGTGAGGTAGAATTCTTTAGTGAACTTTCCTATTATCCAGTTATAAATGATAAGGAAATGATTAAAAGATTCTGTGACTCATGTAGGGACATGGTAGCTAAGGAAAAGATAAAGCTTATAGAAAAACCTGCAATGACAGGGGAGAACTTCTCTTGTTTCTCAAGACTAGTTCCATCACTATATGCTTATATTGGAACATATAACGAAGGTGCAGGGGCAGTAGAATGTCTTCATAGCCCAAAGTTTAGAATAGATGAAAAGGTAGTTCCATTAGCATCAGCAGTTTTTGCAAGGGTTATAATAGACTACTTAAAGGAAGGACACGCGAGTTAG
- a CDS encoding bifunctional diguanylate cyclase/phosphodiesterase, producing the protein MTSIYNNSLKKDNKNNDLIYPKDNPQENFNLSKEEMEKKIEFISNHDYLTKLPHRAFFRKQIKLQCEEFREKERSFALMMLNVDGFKYINDALGYSIGDNLLVEIAYRLKMFLGEDIFISRYFGDQFAIIVPGLGNIGEYEWVAKKVIDLFSNPFIINQHNLNITVSMGVSIFPEDGKDHESLKNYANRALIRAKTEAKNSYKFYSPKMNIQSYKQFILRNDFLKAIKNGEFKVYYQPIIKLKNNEILAAEALIRWDHPTWGLVFPSEFISIADETGFIIDMGNWLLRDICDTYRKWIDSGLPAIKISINYSSIHLQQKNFLENVKNIIDEFKLNPNFLIIEIIESILFENKEEIMHNIKCLRAYGIQVALNNFGRSYSSLQYLNSLNIDILKIDSSFIKNVTIDKTSDIIIESLIKMAQELKVKLVAEGIETDEQLHYLKKLNCHTGQGYLYIEPTPIQEFEKILSKKKLNPINVKNPAIEGRRNFFRINFINLLEVDMTVLTINDKKVNLGYTKALIKDMGPGGLRFISTIRLPIKNNIILQFKTEILAEEINVYGCPKWIEEVHGDLYEYGIEFTVDENERTILTGVLHKFEVKMKNNMGFNEGRFVFDSPNTYFPKLS; encoded by the coding sequence AAATTGAATTCATTTCTAATCATGATTATTTAACAAAGCTCCCTCATCGTGCCTTTTTTAGAAAACAAATTAAACTACAATGTGAAGAATTTAGAGAAAAAGAAAGATCCTTTGCTTTAATGATGTTAAATGTTGATGGATTTAAATATATAAATGATGCTTTAGGTTATAGTATAGGAGATAATCTTCTAGTAGAAATCGCTTATAGATTAAAGATGTTCCTAGGTGAGGATATATTTATTTCTCGTTACTTTGGAGACCAATTTGCTATTATTGTGCCAGGGCTAGGTAATATAGGGGAATATGAATGGGTAGCTAAAAAGGTTATTGATTTATTTTCAAATCCCTTTATAATAAATCAACATAATTTAAACATTACTGTAAGTATGGGAGTAAGTATCTTCCCTGAAGATGGAAAGGATCATGAATCTTTAAAAAACTATGCAAATAGGGCTTTAATTAGAGCTAAAACCGAGGCAAAAAATAGTTATAAGTTTTATTCCCCTAAAATGAATATCCAAAGTTACAAGCAATTCATACTTCGAAATGACTTTCTAAAAGCTATTAAAAATGGTGAGTTTAAAGTCTATTATCAACCAATTATTAAACTAAAAAACAATGAAATATTAGCAGCTGAAGCATTAATTCGCTGGGATCATCCAACATGGGGTTTAGTGTTCCCCTCTGAATTTATATCTATAGCAGATGAAACAGGATTTATTATTGACATGGGAAATTGGTTACTAAGAGATATATGTGACACATATAGAAAATGGATTGATTCTGGGTTACCAGCTATAAAGATATCTATTAATTATTCAAGTATTCATTTACAACAAAAGAACTTCCTAGAGAATGTTAAAAATATAATAGATGAATTTAAATTAAATCCTAATTTTCTAATTATAGAAATTATAGAAAGCATACTATTTGAAAATAAAGAAGAAATAATGCATAATATCAAATGCTTAAGGGCCTATGGAATACAAGTAGCCCTTAATAACTTTGGAAGGAGTTATTCATCCCTACAATATCTAAACTCGCTTAATATAGATATTTTAAAGATAGATAGTTCTTTTATCAAAAATGTTACTATAGATAAAACTAGCGATATAATTATTGAAAGTTTAATTAAAATGGCCCAAGAACTTAAAGTTAAACTAGTGGCAGAGGGAATTGAAACTGATGAACAATTGCACTATTTAAAAAAGTTAAATTGTCATACAGGGCAAGGCTATTTGTACATAGAACCAACGCCTATACAAGAATTCGAAAAAATATTATCTAAGAAAAAATTAAATCCAATTAATGTGAAAAACCCTGCAATTGAGGGAAGGCGGAATTTTTTTAGAATTAACTTTATAAACTTACTAGAAGTTGATATGACGGTTTTAACAATTAATGATAAAAAGGTGAACTTAGGATATACAAAAGCCCTGATAAAGGATATGGGTCCAGGGGGCTTAAGATTTATTTCTACTATAAGACTTCCTATAAAGAATAATATTATATTACAGTTTAAAACAGAAATTTTGGCAGAGGAAATCAATGTATATGGATGTCCTAAATGGATAGAAGAGGTGCACGGAGACCTATATGAATATGGTATTGAATTTACCGTTGATGAAAATGAAAGAACTATACTAACTGGAGTTTTACATAAATTTGAGGTTAAGATGAAAAATAACATGGGATTCAATGAAGGTAGATTTGTATTTGATTCCCCTAATACATACTTTCCTAAGTTATCCTAG